Within the Micromonospora citrea genome, the region GCCGCCAAGCAGGCCGTCGAGCTGCTCGACACCGGCGTCACCCTCTACGCGGGCGCCAAGGACGCGGGCATCGAGCTGGAGCACCTGCGTGAGCTGCACCTGCTCACCACGAAGCCCTTCCTCTACGTCTTCAACGTCGACGAGGCCGAGCTGGGCAACGCCGAGTTCCTCGACGAACTGCGCGCCCTGGTCGCCCCCGCCGAGGCCGTCTTCATGGACGCCAAGATCGAGTCCGAGCTGGTGGACCTGCCCGAGGAGGAGGCCCGCGAGCTGCTGGAGTCGATCGGCCAGCAGGAGCCTGGCCTCGACCAGCTCGTCCGGGTCGGCTTCCGCACGCTCGGGCTCCAGACGTACCTCACCGCCGGCCCCAAGGAGGCGCGGGCCTGGACCATCCCGGTCGGCGCGACCGCGCCGGAGGCCGCCGGGGTGATCCACTCCGACTTCCAGCGCGGCTTCATCAAGGCCGAGGTGGTCTCCTACGCCGACCTGGTCGCGGCGGGATCGATGGCGGCGGCCAAGGCGGCGGGCAAGGTCCGCATCGAGGGCAAGGAGTACGTGATGCAGGACGGCGACGTTGTGGAGTTCCGCTTCAACGTCTGAATCCGACCTGTTTCCCCAGGTCAGGAAGGTGTGCCCTCG harbors:
- the ychF gene encoding redox-regulated ATPase YchF; amino-acid sequence: MSLTIGIVGLPNVGKSTLFNALTKNDVLAANYPFATIEPNVGVVGLPDERLHKLAEIFSSQKVLPAPVSFVDIAGLVRGASKGQGRGNAFLANIRDASAICQVVRAFSDPNVVHVDGKVSPADDIETINTELILADLQTLEKAVPRLEKEAKLRKDRAAAVTAAKQAVELLDTGVTLYAGAKDAGIELEHLRELHLLTTKPFLYVFNVDEAELGNAEFLDELRALVAPAEAVFMDAKIESELVDLPEEEARELLESIGQQEPGLDQLVRVGFRTLGLQTYLTAGPKEARAWTIPVGATAPEAAGVIHSDFQRGFIKAEVVSYADLVAAGSMAAAKAAGKVRIEGKEYVMQDGDVVEFRFNV